Proteins co-encoded in one Pseudomonadota bacterium genomic window:
- a CDS encoding 3-hydroxyanthranilate 3,4-dioxygenase, with protein sequence MANPSEGRARLPAPINFLQWIEEHRDALKPPVCNKRIFPMGEFIVMVVGGPNSRKDYHDDPGEELFYQVEGDMLLKTIQHGEVVDIAIREGEMFLLPAHVPHSPQRFADTVGLVVERPRLADEQDGFLWYCENCGAQLHSEYFALENIETQLAPLFAKFAADESLRTCQRCGTVQDPS encoded by the coding sequence ATGGCTAACCCGTCTGAGGGCCGCGCACGCTTGCCCGCGCCGATCAACTTCCTCCAATGGATCGAGGAACACCGCGACGCGCTCAAACCCCCGGTATGCAACAAGCGCATCTTTCCGATGGGCGAGTTCATCGTGATGGTCGTCGGCGGCCCGAACAGCCGCAAGGACTACCACGACGATCCCGGCGAGGAGCTCTTCTATCAAGTGGAGGGCGACATGCTGCTAAAGACCATCCAGCACGGCGAAGTCGTCGACATTGCGATCCGCGAAGGGGAGATGTTCCTGCTGCCCGCACACGTGCCGCACAGCCCCCAGCGCTTCGCCGATACGGTGGGGTTGGTGGTCGAGCGGCCGCGCCTTGCCGACGAGCAGGATGGGTTTCTCTGGTACTGCGAGAACTGTGGCGCGCAGTTGCACAGCGAGTACTTCGCCCTCGAGAACATCGAGACGCAGCTCGCACCGCTGTTCGCCAAGTTCGCCGCCGATGAGAGCCTGCGCACCTGCCAACGCTGCGGCACAGTGCAAGACCCTTCATGA